The following proteins are co-located in the Solenopsis invicta isolate M01_SB chromosome 7, UNIL_Sinv_3.0, whole genome shotgun sequence genome:
- the LOC105193539 gene encoding uncharacterized protein LOC105193539 isoform X4: MSGRRIGIADGARAAPSSLPSQPLVESADPAGARRRGGGEKESRPFAFSYSLPTIHYPLRRSVLTPVTKERYSRSKSSVRPESSDDDGVSRRTIENVVNNSCAKKEKERGRGRSRSKRARSERVKARARARVHAMFPAAGKGERRSLRGSARLSSKMSGRPPRLRALRPRAQHQRRGKTESQASDATTPRSEGNLKRAAASHEVEHNAKRYDAKKGKDTTTTKTTTTTTTTTTTDTSDAVSKTHDAMDGIENNNDDDDELTVTAVNTVNTVEAVAEDEAEEDGEMKEKNNDDDDDDDDEATLDGNVDVDVDIDVDVNVAVNSAETIDVEANGQASYECKTCDPPKMLSSIKAYFEHLRKEHKYKGKNGHSPVENRCPACSYVALNVKDLENHQRVHHLKRKFFRCAKCDYVTHIRARYTKHVKYHSMPMIKCDACDFSSAYKWNLERHMRNHGGGGAFKCRACNFTADIRQSLTVHESYHHDPPVGQINRKSNNAFERKPRNSPKRYNQVGASDFREVLNKSGSTTTSVGSSDSFVSDHSLISIDDKKSALANAECIALKCEEKGCQFITAWDSEMQRHLAECHAPVSPSKPRKPLPMLIPLSLASTKSNNTVNSSGPPTTLLKVPRVRVRPELAQIARDTELAKMNKEAANSKRNFNTAAGVFERKNASFFDKLKEKLTTTATSINNGVPEVAVSNENDLKCWCTFKASSMEELACHKQTHHTALSVSVGTTRCPKCRRRCKSTTDLQMHMQYCHSRNDATPSIDSSLEKVTNRSRSDVRMTSYRDEYSFPSQLDWDANLRGLNSSGPSVEQQSWDEDRMEQRSIEETNSEEMPTKLVIVDNKEYVPLTGPTSQSSITIIPSSEANQNIQNVDISLRPPPPLKAAVRSRGQSLLKNSPITMHIHTPSGGGAVSISPAIDESKRTQWKCKRCNYRDTNKDNVLLHVKSHYESADHEFIEERNPFGCGDCPFSASDAATLSLHRLNHRPTLEAIFKCYLCPYYVKTKAELLEHSRLHGEELAAMHQQNTDVQISKNKLQQISISEGGVSQTKDESSIEQVIQITSRNNVTASSKMTEAQSSPPPPPSLLLDTRALPDAPLVWVSKLDGTLTKMLKCRHCPFISSRRAEVLDHETMHVDMPTQGPFIACTDCSFTCSRREVMTAHTEMHAGSLGTVHCLVDETRPDAQQANDLATLLGMPQTPMLGSEPDLQDSRLVHCCGKCPARFLCEKELRIHLRYHTTELAYSCQWCSYAARQPAHLIAHQKAHSTEYQERTKYLLSLYGHSQRYPPPATACVETDNRDTDSGPNVAWIVVEINENANNYINGTTTVQRTGNQVFTCAKCPARYFKLDALEYHMTLHGSNNRFKCNDCDYSSKTAQNLLKHQVVHRRHNESSESSTAELSSTPIAETTPTSCPESPVQSSPDPQFGVFMRGNPNFVYPGYLRNGRLKEKRYKCHKCPSAFEKREQYRVHLTLHGAKQRYRCDTCDYSVKYYANYIQHLKKHQANAEAQASRRQFEDDRISVDSDSFIDAGTATSSRKSSRSSAVNTLAVLSSVNNATLQPSNQDKQSLLLMQKKGIISSMGDADAETIRCLSCPFSTIDKDIMDLHKRRHGIERMTPSCPHCDYIPRKDENIGEHIKLHFTRMYKPESYLIVEMLTLTMEKVSANSKSEKGQRLKELLFKECEDGRFLPLTETVNSLSLRTSTSTMKATKEKVIIDPNTGETKHRLAT; encoded by the exons GTGAGACCAGAGTCGTCCGACGATGACGGTGTCTCGCGTCGAACGATAGAGAACGTGGTGAATAATTCCTGcgcgaagaaagagaaagagagagggagagggagatccaggagcaagcgagcgaggagCGAGCGAGTgaaggcgcgcgcgcgcgcgcgtgtgcacgCCATGTTTCCTGCAGCGGGCAAGGGCGAGCGAAGAAGTCTGCGCGGAAGCGCACGGCTCTCGTCCAAGATGTCGGGAAGACCGCCCCGGTTGCGTGCCCTGCGGCCGCGGGCGCAGCATCAGAGACGAGGGAAAACGGAGTCCCAGGCCTCCGACGCGACCACGCCGAGATCGGAAGGTAACCTTAAACGGGCCGCGGCGAGTCACGAGGTGGAGCACAATGCGAAGAGATACGACGCGAAGAAGGGCAAAGACACTACCACGAccaagacgacgacgacgacgacgacgacgacgacgacggacacGTCTGACGCTGTGAGTAAGACGCACGATGCGATGGACGGAATTGAaaacaacaacgacgacgacgacgagctaACGGTGACCGCCGTCAACACCGTCAACACCGTCGAGGCCGTAGCCGAGGATGAGGCGGAAGAGGATGGGGAGATGAAGGAGAagaacaacgacgacgacgacgatgacgacgatgaggCGACGCTGGACGGCAACGTCGACGTGGATGTCGACATCGACGTTGACGTGAACGTCGCGGTGAATTCCGCGGAGACGATCGACGTCGAGGCAAACGGCCAGGCGTCTTACGAGTGCAAGACCTGCGATCCGCCGAAAATGCTGTCCAGTATCAAGGCCTATTTCGAGCATCTGCGAAAGGAGCACAAATATAAG gGCAAAAACGGGCACAGTCCAGTCGAAAATCGTTGCCCTGCGTGTTCGTATGTCGCATTGAACGTGAAAGATCTTGAAAATCACCAAAGAGTGCAtcatttgaaaagaaaattttttcgatGCGCAAAATGCGATTACGTGACGCACATCAGAGCGCGTTATACTAAGCATGTTAAATATCATTCTATGCCGATGATCAAGTGCGATGCTTGTGATTTTAGTTCAGCGTATAAG TGGAATCTAGAAAGACACATGCGGAATCATGGAGGTGGAGGTGCTTTCAAATGTCGTGCATGTAATTTTACTGCTGATATCCGTCAGAGCTTAACGGTGCATGAGTCGTATCATCATGACCCACCTGTCGGTCAGATCAACCGCAAAAGTAATAACGCTTTCGAACGTAAGCCACGAAATAGTCCAAAACGTTACAATCAG GTTGGAGCCAGTGACTTTCgagaagttttaaataaaagtggaAGTACAACCACCTCGGTCGGTTCTTCCGATTCGTTCGTATCAGATCACTCGCTAATTTCGATAGACGATAAGAAAAGCGCCCTGGCCAACGCCGAGTGCATCGCGTTAAAATGCGAGGAGAAAGGCTGCCAATTTATAACAGCCTGGGACTCTGAGATGCAGCGTCATTTAGCGGAGTGTCACGCGCCGGTTTCTCCATCGAAGCCAAGAAAGCCACTGCCGATGTTAATTCCATTGAGCCTAGCGAGCACCAAGTCCAATAACACGGTCAACAGTAGCGGCCCACCTACGACCCTATTGAAAGTTCCGCGCGTTAGAGTGAGACCTGAACTGGCGCAAATCGCGAGGGATACGGAGCTAGCTAAGATGAACAAGGAG GCCGCGAATTCGAAGAGGAATTTCAATACTGCCGCTGGGGTATTCGAGAGAAAGAATGCCTCCTTCTTCGATAAACTGAAGGAAAAACTAACGACGACCGCGACGTCGATTAATAACGGTGTGCCGGAGGTAGCTGTAAGTAATGAGAACGACTTGAAATGCTGGTGTACGTTTAAAGCTAGTAGCATGGAGGAGCTAGCTTGCCACAAACAGACACACCACACCGCGCTCAGCGTGTCCGTGGGCACGACACGTTGCCCTAAGTGTAGAAGACGTTGCAAGAGTACAACCGATCTCCAAATGCATATGCAATACTGCCATTCGCGCAACGACGCAACGCCGTCCATCGATAGTAGTTTAGAGAAAGTAACGAATCGTTCTCGCTCGGACGTCCGCATGACCTCGTATCGTGACGAATACTCTTTTCCGTCGCAATTGGATTGGGACGCGAATCTCAGAGGACTAAATTCTTCTGGACCTTCG GTAGAACAGCAATCGTGGGACGAAGATCGTATGGAACAGCGTAGCATAGAAGAAACAAATTCTGAAGAAATGCCGACGAAATTGGTGATTGTGGACAACAAAGAGTACGTTCCGTTGACTGGCCCGACGTCGCAATCTTCTATCACGATTATTCCGTCGAGTGAGGcaaatcaaaatattcaaaatgtagACATAAGTCTGCGACCTCCACCACCGCTCAAAGCAGCGGTTAGAAGTCGTGGACAGTCTCTGTTGAAGAACAGTCCGATTACGATGCATATACATACTCCTAGTGGTGGTGGTGCGGTCTCTATATCTCCAGCGATAGATGAGAGTAAACGCACTCAGTGGAAGTGTAAACGTTGTAATTACCGAGATACCAACAAAGATAACGTGTTGTTGCATGTTAAATCTCATTACGAATCTGCTGATCATGAGTTCATAGAAGAAAGG AATCCATTTGGTTGTGGGGATTGTCCATTTTCAGCATCGGACGCTGCTACTCTGTCTCTTCATAGGCTAAACCATCGGCCAACCTTAGAAGCTATATTTAAATGCTATCTTTGTCCATACTACGTTAAAACAAAGGC aGAATTATTGGAGCACTCTAGACTCCACGGGGAAGAGCTGGCAGCTATGCATCAGCAAAATACGGATGTTCAAATTTCTAAGAATAAATTGCAACAAATATCAATTTCCGAAGGTG gtGTTTCACAAACAAAAGACGAATCGTCCATAGAACAAGTAATTCAGATAACGTCGCGTAACAATGTAACGGCATCTTCAAAGATGACGGAAGCTCAGTCGTCACCGCCTCCACCACCGTCGCTTCTTCTAGATACTCGTGCCCTTCCGGATGCTCCGTTGGTTTGGGTATCGAAGCTAGATGGCACTCTGACGAAGATGCTCAAGTGTCGCCACTGTCCGTTCATCTCATCGCGACGTGCGGAGGTGCTTGATCATGAGACAATGCATGTAGACATGCCAACGCAGGGACCCTTCATCGCCTGTACAGACTGTAGCTTTACTTGCTCGCGTCGGGAGGTCATGACCGCACATACAGAAATGCATGCGGGATCTCTGGGTACCGTTCATTGTCTTGTCGATGAAACACGACCTGATGCCCAACAGGCGAATGATCTGGCCACTCTACTTGGCATGCCACAAACTCCTATGTTAGGTAGTGAGCCTGATCTACAGGATTCCCGTCTTGTGCATTGCTGCGGCAAGTGTCCGGCGCGATTTCTGTGCGAGAAAGAGTTGCGTATTCATCTGCGGTACCACACCACGGAACTAGCGTATTCATGCCAATGGTGTTCATATGCAGCGCGACAACCGGCGCATTTGATAGCTCATCAAAAGGCGCACTCGACAGAATATCAGGAGCGCACCAAATATTTGTTGTCGTTGTACGGTCACTCGCAGCGTTATCCTCCGCCTGCGACAGCATGCGTCGAGACGGATAATCGGGACACTGACAGTGGGCCGAATGTCGCGTGGATCGTCGTTGAGATCAATGAGAATGCGAACAACTATATCAATGGTACTACAACCGTTCAAAGAACTGGAAATCAGGTATTTACGTGCGCCAAGTGTCCAGCTCGTTACTTCAAATTAGATGCTTTGGAGTACCACATGACGCTTCACGGTTCAAATAATCGGTTCAAATGTAATGATTGCGATTATTCGTCGAAAACAGCACAAAATCTATTGAAACATCAGGTAGTACATCGACGGCACAATGAATCCAGCGAAAGTTCGACTGCGGAACTATCATCTACCCCCATTGCTGAAACTACTCCGACATCTTGTCCCGAATCTCCAGTGCAATCATCACCGGATCCACAATTCGGTGTCTTTATGCGTGGCAATCCAAACTTTGTTTATCCAGGTTATCTACGGAACGGCCGTTTGAAGGAAAAGCGCTACAAATGTCACAAATGTCCGTCCGCTTTTGAAAAGCGTGAGCAATATAGGGTTCATCTGACTTTGCACGGTGCAAAACAACGCTATCGCTGTGATACGTGTGACTACTCGGTGAAATACTATGCGAATTACATACAGCATTTGAAGAAACACCAGGCAAACGCGGAAGCGCAGGCATCTCGCAGACAATTTGAGGACGACCGAATTTCAGTGGATAGCGATAGCTTCATCGATGCAGGTACGGCAACATCGTCACGCAAGTCTTCGCGATCGTCTGCTGTTAACACGCTTGCGGTATTGTCTTCTGTCAATAATGCTACCCTGCAACCCTCTAATCAGGATAAGCAAAGTTTActattgatgcaaaaaaaagGCATCATTTCATCAATGGGTGACGCCGACGCGGAGACGATCCGCTGCCTGAGTTGTCCGTTTTCCACTATCGATAAAGATATCATGGACTTGCACAAACGTCGCCATGGCATCGAACGCATGACGCCGTCGTGTCCGCATTGCGACTACATTCCGCGAAAAGACGAGAACATCGGTGAGCACATTAAGCTGCACTTTACAAGGATGTACAAACCCGAATCTTATCTTATAGTCGAGATGCTTACGTTAACGATGGAGAAGGTATCCGCCAACAGCAAGAGTGAAAAGGGTCAGCGGTTGAAGGAATTATTGTTCAAGGAATGCGAGGATGGTAGATTCCTACCACTCACAGAAACGGTCAACTCTCTTTCTCTACGTACTTCCACCTCGACAATGAAGGCTACCAAGGAGAAGGTTATCATAGACCCAAACACAGGCGAAACTAAGCATCGTCTTGCCACGTAA
- the LOC105193539 gene encoding uncharacterized protein LOC105193539 isoform X1 — translation MSGRRIGIADGARAAPSSLPSQPLVESADPAGARRRGGGEKESRPFAFSYSLPTIHYPLRRSVLTPVTKERYSRSKSSVRPESSDDDGVSRRTIENVVNNSCAKKEKERGRGRSRSKRARSERVKARARARVHAMFPAAGKGERRSLRGSARLSSKMSGRPPRLRALRPRAQHQRRGKTESQASDATTPRSEGNLKRAAASHEVEHNAKRYDAKKGKDTTTTKTTTTTTTTTTTDTSDAVSKTHDAMDGIENNNDDDDELTVTAVNTVNTVEAVAEDEAEEDGEMKEKNNDDDDDDDDEATLDGNVDVDVDIDVDVNVAVNSAETIDVEANGQASYECKTCDPPKMLSSIKAYFEHLRKEHKYKGKNGHSPVENRCPACSYVALNVKDLENHQRVHHLKRKFFRCAKCDYVTHIRARYTKHVKYHSMPMIKCDACDFSSAYKWNLERHMRNHGGGGAFKCRACNFTADIRQSLTVHESYHHDPPVGQINRKSNNAFERKPRNSPKRYNQVGASDFREVLNKSGSTTTSVGSSDSFVSDHSLISIDDKKSALANAECIALKCEEKGCQFITAWDSEMQRHLAECHAPVSPSKPRKPLPMLIPLSLASTKSNNTVNSSGPPTTLLKVPRVRVRPELAQIARDTELAKMNKEAANSKRNFNTAAGVFERKNASFFDKLKEKLTTTATSINNGVPEVAVSNENDLKCWCTFKASSMEELACHKQTHHTALSVSVGTTRCPKCRRRCKSTTDLQMHMQYCHSRNDATPSIDSSLEKVTNRSRSDVRMTSYRDEYSFPSQLDWDANLRGLNSSGPSFEGGPTHPSGRRVFKCPHCPFWASTASRFHVHIVGHLNRKPFECSMCAYRSNWRWDITKHIKLKAAKDAVHTSARVLMTDETGRRNYSKYNKYLAQVEQQSWDEDRMEQRSIEETNSEEMPTKLVIVDNKEYVPLTGPTSQSSITIIPSSEANQNIQNVDISLRPPPPLKAAVRSRGQSLLKNSPITMHIHTPSGGGAVSISPAIDESKRTQWKCKRCNYRDTNKDNVLLHVKSHYESADHEFIEERNPFGCGDCPFSASDAATLSLHRLNHRPTLEAIFKCYLCPYYVKTKAELLEHSRLHGEELAAMHQQNTDVQISKNKLQQISISEGGVSQTKDESSIEQVIQITSRNNVTASSKMTEAQSSPPPPPSLLLDTRALPDAPLVWVSKLDGTLTKMLKCRHCPFISSRRAEVLDHETMHVDMPTQGPFIACTDCSFTCSRREVMTAHTEMHAGSLGTVHCLVDETRPDAQQANDLATLLGMPQTPMLGSEPDLQDSRLVHCCGKCPARFLCEKELRIHLRYHTTELAYSCQWCSYAARQPAHLIAHQKAHSTEYQERTKYLLSLYGHSQRYPPPATACVETDNRDTDSGPNVAWIVVEINENANNYINGTTTVQRTGNQVFTCAKCPARYFKLDALEYHMTLHGSNNRFKCNDCDYSSKTAQNLLKHQVVHRRHNESSESSTAELSSTPIAETTPTSCPESPVQSSPDPQFGVFMRGNPNFVYPGYLRNGRLKEKRYKCHKCPSAFEKREQYRVHLTLHGAKQRYRCDTCDYSVKYYANYIQHLKKHQANAEAQASRRQFEDDRISVDSDSFIDAGTATSSRKSSRSSAVNTLAVLSSVNNATLQPSNQDKQSLLLMQKKGIISSMGDADAETIRCLSCPFSTIDKDIMDLHKRRHGIERMTPSCPHCDYIPRKDENIGEHIKLHFTRMYKPESYLIVEMLTLTMEKVSANSKSEKGQRLKELLFKECEDGRFLPLTETVNSLSLRTSTSTMKATKEKVIIDPNTGETKHRLAT, via the exons GTGAGACCAGAGTCGTCCGACGATGACGGTGTCTCGCGTCGAACGATAGAGAACGTGGTGAATAATTCCTGcgcgaagaaagagaaagagagagggagagggagatccaggagcaagcgagcgaggagCGAGCGAGTgaaggcgcgcgcgcgcgcgcgtgtgcacgCCATGTTTCCTGCAGCGGGCAAGGGCGAGCGAAGAAGTCTGCGCGGAAGCGCACGGCTCTCGTCCAAGATGTCGGGAAGACCGCCCCGGTTGCGTGCCCTGCGGCCGCGGGCGCAGCATCAGAGACGAGGGAAAACGGAGTCCCAGGCCTCCGACGCGACCACGCCGAGATCGGAAGGTAACCTTAAACGGGCCGCGGCGAGTCACGAGGTGGAGCACAATGCGAAGAGATACGACGCGAAGAAGGGCAAAGACACTACCACGAccaagacgacgacgacgacgacgacgacgacgacgacggacacGTCTGACGCTGTGAGTAAGACGCACGATGCGATGGACGGAATTGAaaacaacaacgacgacgacgacgagctaACGGTGACCGCCGTCAACACCGTCAACACCGTCGAGGCCGTAGCCGAGGATGAGGCGGAAGAGGATGGGGAGATGAAGGAGAagaacaacgacgacgacgacgatgacgacgatgaggCGACGCTGGACGGCAACGTCGACGTGGATGTCGACATCGACGTTGACGTGAACGTCGCGGTGAATTCCGCGGAGACGATCGACGTCGAGGCAAACGGCCAGGCGTCTTACGAGTGCAAGACCTGCGATCCGCCGAAAATGCTGTCCAGTATCAAGGCCTATTTCGAGCATCTGCGAAAGGAGCACAAATATAAG gGCAAAAACGGGCACAGTCCAGTCGAAAATCGTTGCCCTGCGTGTTCGTATGTCGCATTGAACGTGAAAGATCTTGAAAATCACCAAAGAGTGCAtcatttgaaaagaaaattttttcgatGCGCAAAATGCGATTACGTGACGCACATCAGAGCGCGTTATACTAAGCATGTTAAATATCATTCTATGCCGATGATCAAGTGCGATGCTTGTGATTTTAGTTCAGCGTATAAG TGGAATCTAGAAAGACACATGCGGAATCATGGAGGTGGAGGTGCTTTCAAATGTCGTGCATGTAATTTTACTGCTGATATCCGTCAGAGCTTAACGGTGCATGAGTCGTATCATCATGACCCACCTGTCGGTCAGATCAACCGCAAAAGTAATAACGCTTTCGAACGTAAGCCACGAAATAGTCCAAAACGTTACAATCAG GTTGGAGCCAGTGACTTTCgagaagttttaaataaaagtggaAGTACAACCACCTCGGTCGGTTCTTCCGATTCGTTCGTATCAGATCACTCGCTAATTTCGATAGACGATAAGAAAAGCGCCCTGGCCAACGCCGAGTGCATCGCGTTAAAATGCGAGGAGAAAGGCTGCCAATTTATAACAGCCTGGGACTCTGAGATGCAGCGTCATTTAGCGGAGTGTCACGCGCCGGTTTCTCCATCGAAGCCAAGAAAGCCACTGCCGATGTTAATTCCATTGAGCCTAGCGAGCACCAAGTCCAATAACACGGTCAACAGTAGCGGCCCACCTACGACCCTATTGAAAGTTCCGCGCGTTAGAGTGAGACCTGAACTGGCGCAAATCGCGAGGGATACGGAGCTAGCTAAGATGAACAAGGAG GCCGCGAATTCGAAGAGGAATTTCAATACTGCCGCTGGGGTATTCGAGAGAAAGAATGCCTCCTTCTTCGATAAACTGAAGGAAAAACTAACGACGACCGCGACGTCGATTAATAACGGTGTGCCGGAGGTAGCTGTAAGTAATGAGAACGACTTGAAATGCTGGTGTACGTTTAAAGCTAGTAGCATGGAGGAGCTAGCTTGCCACAAACAGACACACCACACCGCGCTCAGCGTGTCCGTGGGCACGACACGTTGCCCTAAGTGTAGAAGACGTTGCAAGAGTACAACCGATCTCCAAATGCATATGCAATACTGCCATTCGCGCAACGACGCAACGCCGTCCATCGATAGTAGTTTAGAGAAAGTAACGAATCGTTCTCGCTCGGACGTCCGCATGACCTCGTATCGTGACGAATACTCTTTTCCGTCGCAATTGGATTGGGACGCGAATCTCAGAGGACTAAATTCTTCTGGACCTTCG TTTGAAGGTGGTCCGACACATCCGAGCGGACGACGAGTATTCAAATGTCCCCATTGTCCATTTTGGGCTTCCACCGCAAGTCGCTTTCACGTACATATAGTCGGTCATTTAAACCGGAAGCCGTTCGAGTGTTCAATGTGCGCGTATCGTTCTAACTGGCGATGGGACATCACAAAACATATTAAGCTTAAAGCGGCTAAAGACGCAGTGCATACGAGCGCCAGAGTGCTCATGACGGATGAGACAGGTCGACGGAATTATtccaaatataacaaatatctcGCACAG GTAGAACAGCAATCGTGGGACGAAGATCGTATGGAACAGCGTAGCATAGAAGAAACAAATTCTGAAGAAATGCCGACGAAATTGGTGATTGTGGACAACAAAGAGTACGTTCCGTTGACTGGCCCGACGTCGCAATCTTCTATCACGATTATTCCGTCGAGTGAGGcaaatcaaaatattcaaaatgtagACATAAGTCTGCGACCTCCACCACCGCTCAAAGCAGCGGTTAGAAGTCGTGGACAGTCTCTGTTGAAGAACAGTCCGATTACGATGCATATACATACTCCTAGTGGTGGTGGTGCGGTCTCTATATCTCCAGCGATAGATGAGAGTAAACGCACTCAGTGGAAGTGTAAACGTTGTAATTACCGAGATACCAACAAAGATAACGTGTTGTTGCATGTTAAATCTCATTACGAATCTGCTGATCATGAGTTCATAGAAGAAAGG AATCCATTTGGTTGTGGGGATTGTCCATTTTCAGCATCGGACGCTGCTACTCTGTCTCTTCATAGGCTAAACCATCGGCCAACCTTAGAAGCTATATTTAAATGCTATCTTTGTCCATACTACGTTAAAACAAAGGC aGAATTATTGGAGCACTCTAGACTCCACGGGGAAGAGCTGGCAGCTATGCATCAGCAAAATACGGATGTTCAAATTTCTAAGAATAAATTGCAACAAATATCAATTTCCGAAGGTG gtGTTTCACAAACAAAAGACGAATCGTCCATAGAACAAGTAATTCAGATAACGTCGCGTAACAATGTAACGGCATCTTCAAAGATGACGGAAGCTCAGTCGTCACCGCCTCCACCACCGTCGCTTCTTCTAGATACTCGTGCCCTTCCGGATGCTCCGTTGGTTTGGGTATCGAAGCTAGATGGCACTCTGACGAAGATGCTCAAGTGTCGCCACTGTCCGTTCATCTCATCGCGACGTGCGGAGGTGCTTGATCATGAGACAATGCATGTAGACATGCCAACGCAGGGACCCTTCATCGCCTGTACAGACTGTAGCTTTACTTGCTCGCGTCGGGAGGTCATGACCGCACATACAGAAATGCATGCGGGATCTCTGGGTACCGTTCATTGTCTTGTCGATGAAACACGACCTGATGCCCAACAGGCGAATGATCTGGCCACTCTACTTGGCATGCCACAAACTCCTATGTTAGGTAGTGAGCCTGATCTACAGGATTCCCGTCTTGTGCATTGCTGCGGCAAGTGTCCGGCGCGATTTCTGTGCGAGAAAGAGTTGCGTATTCATCTGCGGTACCACACCACGGAACTAGCGTATTCATGCCAATGGTGTTCATATGCAGCGCGACAACCGGCGCATTTGATAGCTCATCAAAAGGCGCACTCGACAGAATATCAGGAGCGCACCAAATATTTGTTGTCGTTGTACGGTCACTCGCAGCGTTATCCTCCGCCTGCGACAGCATGCGTCGAGACGGATAATCGGGACACTGACAGTGGGCCGAATGTCGCGTGGATCGTCGTTGAGATCAATGAGAATGCGAACAACTATATCAATGGTACTACAACCGTTCAAAGAACTGGAAATCAGGTATTTACGTGCGCCAAGTGTCCAGCTCGTTACTTCAAATTAGATGCTTTGGAGTACCACATGACGCTTCACGGTTCAAATAATCGGTTCAAATGTAATGATTGCGATTATTCGTCGAAAACAGCACAAAATCTATTGAAACATCAGGTAGTACATCGACGGCACAATGAATCCAGCGAAAGTTCGACTGCGGAACTATCATCTACCCCCATTGCTGAAACTACTCCGACATCTTGTCCCGAATCTCCAGTGCAATCATCACCGGATCCACAATTCGGTGTCTTTATGCGTGGCAATCCAAACTTTGTTTATCCAGGTTATCTACGGAACGGCCGTTTGAAGGAAAAGCGCTACAAATGTCACAAATGTCCGTCCGCTTTTGAAAAGCGTGAGCAATATAGGGTTCATCTGACTTTGCACGGTGCAAAACAACGCTATCGCTGTGATACGTGTGACTACTCGGTGAAATACTATGCGAATTACATACAGCATTTGAAGAAACACCAGGCAAACGCGGAAGCGCAGGCATCTCGCAGACAATTTGAGGACGACCGAATTTCAGTGGATAGCGATAGCTTCATCGATGCAGGTACGGCAACATCGTCACGCAAGTCTTCGCGATCGTCTGCTGTTAACACGCTTGCGGTATTGTCTTCTGTCAATAATGCTACCCTGCAACCCTCTAATCAGGATAAGCAAAGTTTActattgatgcaaaaaaaagGCATCATTTCATCAATGGGTGACGCCGACGCGGAGACGATCCGCTGCCTGAGTTGTCCGTTTTCCACTATCGATAAAGATATCATGGACTTGCACAAACGTCGCCATGGCATCGAACGCATGACGCCGTCGTGTCCGCATTGCGACTACATTCCGCGAAAAGACGAGAACATCGGTGAGCACATTAAGCTGCACTTTACAAGGATGTACAAACCCGAATCTTATCTTATAGTCGAGATGCTTACGTTAACGATGGAGAAGGTATCCGCCAACAGCAAGAGTGAAAAGGGTCAGCGGTTGAAGGAATTATTGTTCAAGGAATGCGAGGATGGTAGATTCCTACCACTCACAGAAACGGTCAACTCTCTTTCTCTACGTACTTCCACCTCGACAATGAAGGCTACCAAGGAGAAGGTTATCATAGACCCAAACACAGGCGAAACTAAGCATCGTCTTGCCACGTAA